In Pirellulales bacterium, the sequence TCCAACAGATCGGCGATTCCGTCTTTGCCGAGTTTTTCGAAGCCCTCGGGCATGAGCGACCGCTTCGTATTGTCGAGCGACTCGATATTGGTCCTCTGGAAATCGCGCTGTTTTCCCTCAGCGTCGAGTATCGTGACGCTGGTGCGGTTTTCGGCCACGAGCAAGCCGGGGAACTGCCGGCCATCGTCCAGCACGAGATTGTATTGCTGATAATTGCCCTCCACGGAGCGATTGGGATCGAGCACGTCGATCAGGATCTCGATCTTCTTTCGCACGGCGATTCCAGTCAGATCGGGTCCGATTTTCGCCCCGATCTCGCCGTGACGGTGGCATTTGACGCAGTTTTGCTCGAAAACGACCTTGCCCTTGGCAAAGTCGCCGTGGCGCTCGGCCTGCGACTTGAAGTCCTCGACCACCTTTTCGCGATCGGCGCTGGGGAGCCGGCCGCCGCGGGCGAGGAGCTTCTTCGCGCGTTCGGCGATGGCCGCGTCGGAGTGTTGGGCCAACTTTTGCTGCTGATCGAGCGACAGATCGCCGGCCAGGAGTTGCTCTTTCTCCATCCCATCCAAGAGCGCGGTCGTCCAAGCGGGGCGGCTCAAGAGCACGGCGATCGCCACGCTGCGAGCGCCCGGCGTCAAGCTTTCCCAGTGTTTGACGATTGCCGGGCCGACTGCCGCCGCCGGGCTTTGGCCGATCGCATCCAACAGATCGCGGGCCAGCTCGGGGCTTGTCTTGGGCGTGATCGATTCGATGATCCCCGCGATCGCCGCATCATCGAGGCCGACGGTCGTGAGCTGCCGCGCGGCCGCGACGCGCGCGTCGTCCGGCCGGTCGGAGTCGGCCACTTCGGCTAGCAGTGTTTTCTTCACCTGGCCGGCCGCCTCGGCGAACTTGTCGGCGAGTCTCCAGCGCTCGCCCAGCGCGATCACCTCCGACCGCCCGCCCGGACCGAGGTTGGCCAATAGCTTACCAAGATCGACAATCGACGCATCGGAAAGCTTGGGGGCGTCGGTCTTCGGCCAACCGGCCACCAGGCCCGCGAGAATGGCTTCCGCGATCGGCGGATCGCCGGCCGCCAAGGCATCGAGCAGCGGTGCGATCCGTTCGCCGGAATTTCCACGAGCGAAGTGCTCCGCGACCACGCGAGCCGCTTCGACCAGATGCGGTCGAAAAGTCGCGTCCGGTTTCGATCCGGCTGCCGCGGCGAGGAACGCATCGTCGCTCGCCACCGCCGCGCAGATCGCGGCGGTGGGGATCCAGCGGTCGTCAAAATTCGGCCGTTCGGAGAGCATCGCTAAGATGGCGGCTGACGCGGCCGACGAACGCGGCATCTCGGCCAGCGCGAGGAGCGCATCCTTTCGCACCAACGGTTCGCTATCACGGAGCAAGTTCGCGGCGACGATTTTGGCCGCCGAACTCTCGTCGCGCGGCAGGCAATCGAGCGCGGCGCGGCGAACTCCCGGCGAGCCGTGGGCCAACGCCACATCAAGCGACTTATCCCAACGACCGCCCGATCTGGCGAACGCTCCCAGTCCTTGCATCGTTCGCAGGGCGTGCAGCGCGACGGGAATCGTGGAATTTCTCTGCACGACCTCGGCCAGCTTCGGCAGCACGTCGGGCTGGCCGCGCTCGACCAACAGCCGCTGCGCCTGCAGCCGCCAGAAGAGGTTCTCATGCGCGAGGGCCGCGATCAACGTCGCCGGATCGGCCGGATCGAGCTTGGGATAGGGTACCGCCTTGGCATTGTCGGCGACGATCCGCCAGATGCGGCCGTGCGCCTTGTCGCGCAGCGGCGTTTCATACGCGGCCCCGGCGCCGGTCTTGAATCCGTGCGGCGTCGGATTGTGCTGGACGACCGGCGTATAGAAATCGATGAACCACACGGCGCCGTCGGGGCCGACTTGGGCCGCGATCGGCGCGGTCCACGCGTCGGAACTGGCCAAAAGGTTAAAGCCATCTTTCGCTACGAAGTTGCTTCCCTGCGGCGCCAGCAATTCGGTATGAATTAAATGCCCCGTCGGCTCGCACACGAAGGCGGTGCGGTCCCAATACTCCGCGGGGAAGCTGCGAGCGGTGTAAAGCTCATGCCCGGCCGCCGCCGTGTATCCGCCGAACTGGTCTACCTGGCGGACGTCGTTGGTCACCGGATGAAACTTCTTGTGGTCCGCGATGAACATGCTGCCGTTGCCCGACAAGCCGCGGACCGCCTCGTAATACCGGTTCGGGATGCCGACGTAGATGCTGTGCTCGACATTGGCCGTGGAGCCGAACACGTCGCCATCTTCGCTGAGCCCCAGACCCCACGTGTTGTTGCTCGTTGACGTGAGCGGCTCGAAGGCCGAGCCGTCGGCCTTGAAGCGGAAATAGCCTTGGCGGAATCGGCGGACAATTCCGCCGGCGGTGACGCTCCCGCCGTCGTAGCCGACCGAGCCGTACATCCAGTTGTCCAATCCATAATGCAGATTGGACTGCACGCCGTGCGTATCGCCGCGGCCGAATCCGGTGTACAGAATCTCGCGCTCGTCGGCTTTGTCGCCGCTGTGGCTGTCCTTCAAGAACACCAGATGCGGCGAAACGCAAACGATTGCCCCGCCCCGTGCGAAGCTGATGCCGGTCGGCATGTTCAACTTATCGGCGAAGATCGTGAGCTTATCGGCATGGCCCGCTCCCTGAGTGTCTTCGCATATCTTGATGCGGTCGTTGCCGTTCTCTTGCGGATCGCTGAGCACATTGTTAGGGTAGTCGGTGCTTTCCAGCAACCAGAGCCGGCCGCGCTGGTCGAAGTTCATCGCGATCGGCTTGATGATGTCCGGCTCGCTGGCGAAGAGTTCCGCGTGAAAGCCCTCGGGAAGATGGAAGTGCCGCAACTCGTCGCCCGGGCTGAGAGGCTTTTGCACTTTGGTGATCGGCGCGCCTTGCGTGCCCCAGGCCTGGCCGGGCGTGTAGTTCGGCAAGCCGACGTCGGTCGAACTGTATTCGAGCGGCGGCGCGTCGTCGTTCGCGCGCCCCGCGGCCCAGCGGATGCCGGCCGCGAGCAGCGTGTGATAGGCGGGCTGAGTCCAGCACCGCTCGTCGTGACCCGAGGCCGTGTAATACACGCGTCCCTTGCCTTGCTCGCGGACCCAAGTCCACGGCTCGTAGCCGCCGTCGTGCTCTCGGACCATCAGCACGCGCCGGTCGTCGGTTAGCTCATTGTGCACATACGTCTCATCCCAGCTTTCAAAGCTCTTGACGCCGCGCATCGCGGGATGCTGGGCGTCGATGATCTTCGCGCGGAACACGCCCGTTTCATGTTTCCAGAATCTGCCGCCGACCAGCGCCGCGTATTGGCGGCTATTGCGAAAGATGTGCGAGGCGCAATGAATTGCCACCAGCCCCTTCCCCCCTTCGACGAAATTGACCAGCGCCGTTTCGGCATCGGCGGGCAGGTTGCCGCTGTCGCCGTAAATCGCCAGGCAATCGAATTTCGCCAGATTGTCCGCGTTCACGTCCCGAATCTCTTGCGTGAAGCGGATGTCGATGCCCATCTTCTCCAAAGCCGGCATAAGGATTTTGGCCAATTCCTCGGGGCGATGGTGACCGGTACGGTCGCCCAACAGCAGGACCTTGATTCGCGCCGGCGCGGCGGCCGCGCTGGTCTCGGCGGCGACGAGAGTCGGGCCGGCTATCGAAACGAGGCTCGCGAACGTCAACAGCAGTGCCAAAACCGGGCGGCGCATCGAGTTCACCTGTGAAGAATGCTTGACGATCTCGTTGGGGCGCGGCGGGGCGCTGAAGCTCGCGCCTGAACCGCCGCGACGTTCACATTGCCCCTCTATCCTAACGACCACGAAGGGAGGGAGCGAATGAGATCAAGCGATTTTTTTGATGAGATTTTTTACCGACACTCCATGATTCGATATCGGGCGGGGAGGCAGACCGTAGGGTGCGTCAAGGCTTGGCGCAGACGCAACGGGAGGCGAGGGAAGTTCGATGCCACAGCGGGTTCTGGTGCGTCCGCGCCGATTTGACGCCCCCGACGCTCATTATGACTTTGCAATGGCGCCGCGCTCGCGGTCGGCTCGCTCCCGCAAATTATCGCATCCTGGTGCGCAAAACCTCATGGACAGTGGTGCACGCACGTTCGATAATTGGCGGAAATAGCCGCTGCCGCGTTCGGCGGCCCAAAGGGGAATGGCAACCTTCATTTAGGCGAGCGTCGGAAATGAGTGAT encodes:
- a CDS encoding PVC-type heme-binding CxxCH protein; the encoded protein is MRRPVLALLLTFASLVSIAGPTLVAAETSAAAAPARIKVLLLGDRTGHHRPEELAKILMPALEKMGIDIRFTQEIRDVNADNLAKFDCLAIYGDSGNLPADAETALVNFVEGGKGLVAIHCASHIFRNSRQYAALVGGRFWKHETGVFRAKIIDAQHPAMRGVKSFESWDETYVHNELTDDRRVLMVREHDGGYEPWTWVREQGKGRVYYTASGHDERCWTQPAYHTLLAAGIRWAAGRANDDAPPLEYSSTDVGLPNYTPGQAWGTQGAPITKVQKPLSPGDELRHFHLPEGFHAELFASEPDIIKPIAMNFDQRGRLWLLESTDYPNNVLSDPQENGNDRIKICEDTQGAGHADKLTIFADKLNMPTGISFARGGAIVCVSPHLVFLKDSHSGDKADEREILYTGFGRGDTHGVQSNLHYGLDNWMYGSVGYDGGSVTAGGIVRRFRQGYFRFKADGSAFEPLTSTSNNTWGLGLSEDGDVFGSTANVEHSIYVGIPNRYYEAVRGLSGNGSMFIADHKKFHPVTNDVRQVDQFGGYTAAAGHELYTARSFPAEYWDRTAFVCEPTGHLIHTELLAPQGSNFVAKDGFNLLASSDAWTAPIAAQVGPDGAVWFIDFYTPVVQHNPTPHGFKTGAGAAYETPLRDKAHGRIWRIVADNAKAVPYPKLDPADPATLIAALAHENLFWRLQAQRLLVERGQPDVLPKLAEVVQRNSTIPVALHALRTMQGLGAFARSGGRWDKSLDVALAHGSPGVRRAALDCLPRDESSAAKIVAANLLRDSEPLVRKDALLALAEMPRSSAASAAILAMLSERPNFDDRWIPTAAICAAVASDDAFLAAAAGSKPDATFRPHLVEAARVVAEHFARGNSGERIAPLLDALAAGDPPIAEAILAGLVAGWPKTDAPKLSDASIVDLGKLLANLGPGGRSEVIALGERWRLADKFAEAAGQVKKTLLAEVADSDRPDDARVAAARQLTTVGLDDAAIAGIIESITPKTSPELARDLLDAIGQSPAAAVGPAIVKHWESLTPGARSVAIAVLLSRPAWTTALLDGMEKEQLLAGDLSLDQQQKLAQHSDAAIAERAKKLLARGGRLPSADREKVVEDFKSQAERHGDFAKGKVVFEQNCVKCHRHGEIGAKIGPDLTGIAVRKKIEILIDVLDPNRSVEGNYQQYNLVLDDGRQFPGLLVAENRTSVTILDAEGKQRDFQRTNIESLDNTKRSLMPEGFEKLGKDGIADLLEFLTTRGKYLPLSLEKVATAVSTRGLFYDAASDGEKLAFANWEPKTVSGVPFHLVDPRGDKMKNVIMLNSPQGYLPPQMPKSVTIECHAPAKAIHLLSGISGWGYPYDKKRTVSLIVRLHYAGGATEDIPLSNGEHFADYVGRSEVPGSKFAFRLLGGQQIRYLAVTPQRKGPIETIEFVKGPDATAPIIMAVTVETGE